In a single window of the Arthrobacter sp. StoSoilA2 genome:
- a CDS encoding BadF/BadG/BcrA/BcrD ATPase family protein — translation MEATDVVLAADVGKSRCRVELRSGTELLGAADQHGFPGVHMDNGPTIAFDLLLETVSMLPPGLPVSTLTGIGAAVAGVEASAEKSRELASMLSQRFGVPAAVLSDATAAQLGALQGAPGTTLIVGTGAVAFRFDEAGVLHRADGWGPYLGDRGSGRWIGQRGLQAVLEAHDGGAATSLSAAAGALVDSPEMLPGWLASVENPYRAMARFAPLVLHAAEAGDAVANVIVDEACRILTKTVQLAAGGDSGSSRRVALLGGVVSSGFFAELLRKSLASAGIEVVAPLGDGLDGAALAATRRGLIQERYIHRDGTNWPD, via the coding sequence ATGGAAGCCACCGATGTCGTTCTCGCCGCCGATGTAGGGAAGAGCCGTTGCCGCGTGGAGCTGCGCAGCGGCACCGAATTACTTGGCGCGGCGGACCAGCACGGGTTCCCCGGAGTCCACATGGACAACGGCCCCACGATCGCTTTCGACCTCCTGCTTGAGACGGTCTCGATGCTTCCGCCCGGCCTGCCTGTGAGCACGTTGACGGGAATCGGCGCGGCAGTGGCCGGCGTCGAGGCTTCTGCGGAGAAGTCCCGTGAGCTGGCCTCCATGTTGTCGCAGCGCTTCGGCGTCCCGGCCGCTGTCCTTTCGGACGCCACCGCAGCCCAACTTGGAGCCCTCCAAGGCGCGCCCGGCACTACCCTGATCGTGGGTACGGGGGCGGTGGCCTTCCGGTTCGATGAAGCCGGCGTCCTTCATCGCGCCGACGGCTGGGGACCGTACCTGGGCGATCGTGGCAGTGGCCGTTGGATCGGCCAGCGGGGGCTTCAGGCAGTCTTGGAAGCGCACGACGGCGGCGCTGCCACTTCGCTTTCGGCTGCGGCAGGGGCTCTGGTGGACTCCCCGGAAATGCTCCCGGGATGGCTCGCGTCCGTCGAAAACCCGTACCGCGCCATGGCCCGGTTCGCGCCGCTGGTTCTGCACGCAGCGGAGGCGGGTGACGCCGTCGCGAATGTCATCGTGGACGAGGCTTGCCGCATCCTGACCAAGACCGTGCAGCTGGCCGCGGGCGGCGACTCCGGGAGCTCACGCCGTGTTGCCCTGCTGGGCGGAGTGGTCAGCTCCGGGTTCTTCGCGGAGCTCTTGCGGAAGTCCCTTGCTTCGGCTGGGATTGAGGTGGTGGCCCCGCTGGGCGATGGCTTGGACGGTGCTGCCCTCGCTGCGACGCGCCGCGGGCTCATCCAGGAAAGGTACATCCACCGTGACGGAACAAACTGGCCCGACTAG
- the purN gene encoding phosphoribosylglycinamide formyltransferase, whose translation MRIVVLVSGTGSNLQAVIDAVKSGELDVEIAAVGADRPDTYGVERSDEAGIETFVVNFNSFETRAEWDAALRDKVLSYNPDVVVSSGFMRIVSADFIEAFNGKYVNTHPALLPSFPGAHGVRDAMAYGVKVTGCTVHWADAGVDTGPIIAQEAVSVLPNDTEETLHERIKVVERRLLVQTLADLAASPN comes from the coding sequence ATGCGCATTGTTGTCCTCGTGTCCGGTACTGGTTCCAATCTTCAGGCTGTCATCGACGCCGTGAAGTCGGGTGAACTGGATGTTGAGATCGCCGCTGTGGGCGCTGACCGCCCCGATACTTACGGCGTGGAGCGCTCGGACGAGGCGGGCATTGAGACCTTCGTGGTGAACTTCAACTCGTTCGAAACCCGCGCCGAATGGGACGCCGCCCTCCGCGACAAGGTCCTTTCCTATAACCCGGACGTGGTGGTGTCTTCAGGATTCATGCGGATCGTGAGCGCCGACTTCATCGAAGCCTTCAACGGCAAGTACGTCAACACACACCCGGCGCTGCTGCCGTCCTTCCCCGGTGCCCACGGTGTCCGCGACGCCATGGCTTACGGCGTGAAGGTCACGGGTTGCACGGTTCACTGGGCCGACGCCGGCGTGGACACGGGGCCCATCATTGCCCAGGAGGCAGTATCCGTGCTGCCGAATGACACCGAGGAAACCCTGCACGAGCGCATCAAGGTAGTGGAGCGCCGCCTGCTGGTCCAGACGCTGGCCGACCTCGCCGCTTCTCCCAACTAG
- the murQ gene encoding N-acetylmuramic acid 6-phosphate etherase, with translation MTEQTGPTSPTDADRLAGLRTELAGLETEAAAENLSDLDIMGTEELVAAMLAHTAGVHAAVEAASPAIVQTVDAVAERLQRGGRLLYVGAGTAGRLGVLDASECPPTFGTPPGLVVGLIAGGVQAIQKPVEYAEDNATAGARDLHDINVTEADAVVGITASGRTPYVIGALEEARKKGAFTASLACNKGSAVSHLADVAIEVVVGPEFIAGSTRLNSGTAQKLVLNMISTLVMVKLGKTYGNLMVDLRATNEKLLARSQRTVQHATGVDAHEAVAALDSVNGSVKAAILVLLTGIAPAQAKRALEEAGGYLRRAIENQK, from the coding sequence GTGACGGAACAAACTGGCCCGACTAGCCCCACTGACGCGGACAGGCTCGCCGGCCTGCGCACGGAACTCGCCGGGCTGGAGACCGAAGCCGCGGCCGAGAACCTGAGCGACCTGGACATCATGGGCACCGAGGAACTCGTCGCGGCCATGCTTGCCCACACTGCAGGAGTACACGCCGCGGTTGAGGCGGCGAGCCCTGCGATTGTGCAAACGGTCGACGCCGTTGCGGAGCGACTCCAGCGTGGAGGTCGCCTTCTCTATGTGGGGGCTGGAACGGCCGGGCGCCTGGGTGTGCTCGACGCGAGCGAGTGCCCACCGACGTTCGGCACCCCGCCGGGACTCGTCGTCGGACTTATCGCAGGTGGCGTCCAGGCGATCCAGAAGCCCGTTGAGTACGCCGAGGATAACGCGACCGCAGGCGCGCGCGACCTGCACGATATCAACGTGACGGAAGCGGACGCCGTCGTGGGTATTACGGCGTCCGGCCGGACACCTTACGTGATCGGCGCGCTGGAAGAGGCCCGGAAAAAGGGTGCGTTCACGGCGTCGCTGGCTTGCAACAAGGGTTCGGCTGTCAGCCATCTTGCGGATGTGGCGATTGAGGTAGTGGTGGGTCCGGAGTTCATTGCGGGCTCGACGCGACTGAACTCGGGCACGGCCCAGAAACTTGTCCTCAACATGATCAGCACGCTGGTGATGGTGAAGCTCGGCAAGACGTATGGGAACCTGATGGTTGACCTGCGGGCCACGAATGAGAAGCTTCTGGCCCGCTCGCAACGGACAGTGCAGCACGCGACCGGAGTGGACGCGCATGAAGCCGTGGCAGCACTGGACTCGGTCAACGGCTCGGTAAAAGCCGCCATCCTGGTGCTGCTCACCGGCATCGCACCAGCTCAGGCCAAGAGAGCTCTCGAAGAAGCCGGTGGTTACCTGCGAAGGGCGATTGAAAACCAGAAGTAA
- a CDS encoding MFS transporter produces MNTYTAVPSGEQVVQELPWRWKVQGRIFVIGGLGFMFDAWDVTLNGILIPLLSKHWSLQPADAAWIGTANLIGMALGAFAWGTIADTIGRKKAFTATLLIFSIFTVLGAFAPDIVRFCIFRFMAGFGLGGCIPVDYALVGEFTPRKQRGKVLTAMDGWWPVGAALCGFISAGLVAAFGDWRLTMLIMVLPALLVFWVRRSVPESPLFLIRAGRRAEAAAVIDGLVEATGASPRAYSLPEPQAAPRLSPGSAWEQLRRIWTFNWKITTAAWALFFSILLVYYLSLTWMPRILIGAGFEEYKAFVTTAGMAAVGLLGVVVAALLVERVGRKWILAITGPLSALTLVIVAFVVDVPQAAVFWLLVFGFVVQVAIPVLYAYVSELYPTELRGSGFGWASTFSRIGAGFGPLVFASFFWPEFGLAQSFAMAGGLVLLSVVWMAFFAPETKQRVLR; encoded by the coding sequence ATGAATACATACACAGCCGTGCCCAGCGGCGAACAAGTTGTGCAGGAACTGCCGTGGCGGTGGAAGGTCCAAGGCAGGATCTTCGTGATCGGTGGGCTCGGGTTCATGTTCGACGCCTGGGATGTGACGCTCAACGGCATCCTCATTCCCCTTCTGTCCAAGCATTGGTCCCTGCAGCCCGCTGACGCTGCGTGGATCGGTACGGCCAACCTGATCGGCATGGCTCTGGGCGCGTTTGCGTGGGGAACCATCGCCGACACCATCGGGCGCAAGAAGGCGTTCACGGCGACCCTCCTGATCTTCAGCATCTTCACCGTGCTCGGCGCCTTCGCCCCGGACATCGTGCGGTTCTGCATCTTCCGCTTCATGGCCGGGTTTGGGCTGGGCGGCTGCATCCCGGTGGACTACGCCCTCGTTGGCGAGTTCACGCCGCGCAAGCAGCGGGGCAAAGTCCTCACGGCGATGGATGGCTGGTGGCCCGTGGGCGCGGCTCTCTGTGGCTTCATCTCCGCAGGACTCGTTGCTGCCTTTGGCGACTGGCGGCTCACCATGCTGATTATGGTTCTGCCTGCGCTCCTCGTTTTCTGGGTGCGGCGTAGTGTCCCGGAGTCCCCGTTGTTCCTGATTCGGGCCGGCCGTCGGGCTGAGGCCGCGGCGGTGATTGATGGTTTGGTGGAAGCAACGGGCGCCTCACCCCGGGCGTACAGCCTGCCGGAACCCCAAGCCGCCCCCAGGCTCTCCCCCGGCAGCGCCTGGGAACAGCTGCGCAGGATCTGGACGTTCAATTGGAAAATCACCACTGCAGCCTGGGCCCTGTTCTTCAGCATCCTGTTGGTCTATTACCTGTCCCTGACGTGGATGCCCCGGATCCTCATTGGCGCCGGCTTCGAGGAGTACAAAGCCTTCGTCACCACAGCCGGGATGGCCGCCGTCGGGCTTTTGGGCGTGGTGGTCGCGGCACTGCTGGTGGAGCGGGTGGGCCGCAAGTGGATCCTCGCCATCACCGGTCCGCTTTCCGCGCTGACGTTGGTGATCGTCGCGTTTGTGGTGGACGTGCCGCAGGCCGCCGTGTTCTGGCTGTTGGTGTTCGGCTTCGTGGTCCAGGTGGCAATCCCGGTCCTCTACGCCTATGTGTCCGAGCTGTATCCCACGGAACTCCGGGGCTCAGGCTTCGGCTGGGCCTCGACGTTCTCCCGCATCGGCGCAGGCTTCGGGCCTTTGGTGTTCGCTTCGTTCTTCTGGCCCGAGTTCGGCTTGGCGCAGTCGTTTGCGATGGCCGGCGGGCTGGTGCTGCTCTCTGTGGTGTGGATGGCGTTCTTCGCTCCCGAGACGAAGCAGCGCGTGTTGCGTTAG
- the purH gene encoding bifunctional phosphoribosylaminoimidazolecarboxamide formyltransferase/IMP cyclohydrolase, which yields MSLTQLDRVPIRRALISVYDKTGLEELAKGLHAAGVAIVSTGSTAKKIAAAGIPVKEVEEVTGSPEMLDGRVKTLHPRVHGGILADRRVPAHMETLAGMEIETFDLVVVNLYPFVETVKSGAAQDEVVEQIDIGGPAMVRSAAKNHAAVAIVTDPNFYGAVVAAAQEGGFDLNTRRRLAAKAFAHTASYDNAVATWTASQFLDEDGDGVIDWPAYAGLSLERSEVLRYGENPHQQAALYVDKAAPAGIAQADQLHGKAMSYNNFVDADAALRAAFDFAEPAVAIIKHANPCGVAVGSADAADPIADAHAKAHACDPVSAFGGVIAANRTVTAVMARTVADIFTEVVIAPDFEPEAVEILSKKKNIRLLALPEGYGRYPSEMRQVSGGVLVQMSDKVDADGDNPANWTLAAGEAADEATLADLAFAWTACRAAKSNAILIADHGAAVGIGMGQVNRLDSCRLAVERANTLGVTVESDVEGAGGASNADATNAPERARGAVAASDAFFPFADGLQILIDAGVRAVVQPGGSVRDEEVIAAANAAGITMYFTGARHFFH from the coding sequence GTGAGCTTGACGCAGCTTGACCGTGTTCCCATCCGCCGTGCACTGATCTCGGTTTACGACAAGACGGGACTGGAGGAGCTCGCGAAGGGCCTGCACGCAGCCGGCGTCGCCATTGTTTCCACCGGCTCCACCGCCAAGAAGATCGCCGCCGCAGGCATCCCGGTCAAGGAAGTCGAAGAAGTCACCGGCTCCCCGGAAATGCTGGACGGCCGCGTCAAGACCCTGCACCCGCGTGTGCACGGCGGCATCCTGGCCGACCGTCGCGTCCCGGCCCACATGGAAACCCTCGCCGGTATGGAGATCGAGACGTTCGATCTCGTCGTGGTGAACCTGTACCCGTTCGTCGAGACCGTGAAGTCCGGCGCAGCACAGGACGAGGTGGTTGAGCAGATCGACATCGGAGGCCCCGCGATGGTGCGTTCGGCCGCGAAGAACCACGCCGCCGTCGCCATTGTCACGGACCCGAACTTCTACGGCGCAGTGGTTGCTGCGGCACAAGAAGGCGGTTTCGACCTGAACACGCGTCGCCGCCTGGCCGCCAAGGCCTTTGCTCACACGGCCAGCTATGACAACGCTGTGGCAACCTGGACCGCCAGCCAGTTCCTTGATGAAGACGGCGACGGCGTCATCGACTGGCCTGCCTACGCCGGTCTGTCCTTGGAGCGTTCCGAGGTCCTCCGCTACGGCGAGAACCCGCACCAGCAGGCTGCCCTCTACGTGGACAAGGCTGCTCCGGCCGGCATCGCGCAGGCTGACCAGCTGCACGGCAAGGCCATGAGCTACAACAACTTCGTCGACGCCGACGCCGCCCTCCGTGCTGCGTTCGACTTCGCCGAGCCCGCCGTTGCGATCATCAAGCACGCCAACCCGTGTGGTGTCGCTGTCGGTTCCGCCGACGCTGCAGATCCGATCGCTGACGCCCACGCGAAGGCCCACGCCTGCGACCCCGTTTCCGCTTTCGGTGGCGTGATCGCCGCGAACCGCACCGTCACGGCTGTCATGGCCCGCACGGTTGCCGACATCTTCACCGAGGTTGTCATTGCTCCGGATTTTGAGCCGGAAGCCGTGGAGATTCTTTCCAAGAAGAAGAACATCCGACTGCTTGCCCTGCCTGAGGGCTACGGCCGCTACCCCTCCGAAATGCGCCAGGTCTCCGGTGGCGTGCTGGTTCAGATGAGCGACAAGGTGGACGCCGACGGCGATAACCCCGCCAACTGGACCCTCGCAGCCGGTGAAGCCGCCGATGAAGCAACCCTCGCGGACCTCGCGTTCGCCTGGACTGCCTGCCGCGCCGCCAAGTCCAACGCGATCCTGATCGCAGATCACGGCGCCGCTGTGGGCATCGGTATGGGCCAGGTCAACCGCCTGGACTCCTGCCGCCTTGCCGTCGAGCGCGCCAACACGCTGGGCGTCACGGTGGAGTCCGACGTCGAAGGTGCTGGCGGCGCTTCGAACGCCGACGCGACCAACGCACCTGAGCGCGCACGCGGTGCCGTTGCAGCCTCGGATGCATTCTTCCCGTTCGCTGATGGCCTGCAGATCCTGATCGACGCCGGCGTTCGCGCCGTGGTCCAGCCTGGCGGTTCTGTCCGCGATGAGGAAGTCATTGCCGCAGCCAACGCTGCAGGCATCACGATGTACTTCACCGGTGCACGCCACTTCTTCCACTAA
- a CDS encoding DUF6350 family protein, with amino-acid sequence MKLRADQTGNRGLPMPLWLQGGLEAAQAAFISAIVVVLPLVGVWATDGFQNRNVDFLARLAGQAWLLIHGVPLTLAQVNVGTAGQPGTGLLSLIPLGLTLIPFLLAWRAGRRLARASYTDQLWQAFLGACLVYAAFGTATGFVCRTPEVVINLWFAMTIPLISFALGLVVGARREAGSWSRLIGVDAVAWIAKTSQHSRWAGSYVGSALKAGFVATMAAVCLAAVLLAVDIVWHWTDIIAVYEGLQAGALGGAVLTIAQLGFLPNLVVFALAWSSGAGFSLGVGSHAGPLGTAVGPLPAVPVFGGLPAGQLDAGAMALALPVVAGIMAGWWFLREGENHFDEWLSIKIKARWFTAAASTLFLGAFVGAVAGVLSGALAWVARGSAGIGRLTEIGPHPLWTAVWLAAEVGIGVVIGYAVGPWLERRQKLREANLDEVAFDDEHA; translated from the coding sequence ATGAAACTGCGCGCTGATCAGACCGGAAACCGTGGCCTCCCGATGCCCCTTTGGCTACAGGGCGGTTTGGAAGCGGCACAGGCAGCCTTCATTTCGGCCATCGTTGTTGTGCTTCCCCTGGTGGGAGTGTGGGCCACCGACGGATTCCAGAACCGGAACGTGGACTTCCTGGCGCGCCTGGCCGGGCAGGCCTGGCTGCTGATCCATGGTGTTCCGCTGACCTTGGCACAGGTCAACGTGGGCACAGCCGGCCAGCCTGGAACTGGTCTTCTTTCGCTGATTCCCTTGGGCCTGACGCTCATTCCGTTCCTGCTTGCATGGCGGGCGGGACGACGACTTGCCCGCGCGTCCTACACGGACCAGCTGTGGCAGGCGTTCCTCGGTGCCTGCCTTGTTTACGCCGCGTTCGGGACAGCGACAGGATTCGTGTGCCGCACCCCCGAGGTGGTCATCAACCTGTGGTTCGCCATGACCATTCCGCTGATCTCCTTCGCATTGGGCCTGGTGGTCGGCGCCCGGCGTGAGGCAGGCTCCTGGAGCAGGCTCATCGGTGTGGACGCCGTCGCCTGGATCGCCAAGACCAGCCAACACTCACGGTGGGCGGGCTCCTACGTCGGCTCAGCGCTGAAGGCCGGATTCGTTGCGACCATGGCCGCCGTGTGCCTGGCCGCGGTCCTGTTGGCCGTGGACATCGTGTGGCACTGGACGGACATCATCGCTGTTTACGAAGGCCTCCAAGCCGGCGCTCTGGGCGGGGCCGTCCTCACGATCGCGCAACTCGGCTTCCTTCCCAACCTCGTAGTCTTCGCTTTGGCCTGGTCCTCCGGGGCTGGCTTCTCGCTCGGTGTCGGCTCGCACGCCGGGCCGCTGGGCACCGCCGTCGGACCCCTGCCTGCCGTCCCCGTTTTCGGCGGGCTTCCCGCCGGACAACTCGACGCCGGAGCCATGGCTCTCGCACTCCCCGTCGTTGCGGGGATCATGGCCGGCTGGTGGTTCCTCCGCGAAGGCGAAAACCACTTCGACGAATGGCTCTCCATCAAAATTAAGGCCCGCTGGTTCACCGCGGCGGCGTCCACACTGTTCCTGGGGGCGTTCGTTGGAGCTGTCGCCGGTGTCCTGAGCGGTGCGCTCGCATGGGTCGCCCGTGGTTCAGCAGGTATCGGCCGGCTCACGGAAATCGGACCCCACCCCTTGTGGACGGCAGTCTGGCTGGCCGCCGAAGTGGGCATCGGCGTCGTGATCGGTTACGCAGTGGGGCCTTGGCTGGAACGCCGCCAGAAGCTGCGCGAGGCGAACCTGGACGAAGTAGCGTTCGACGACGAACACGCCTGA
- a CDS encoding flotillin family protein, with the protein MNDLSAFFPLIAGILGVVVVIGFVWLATKAMWKVAEPNEALIISGLTRGTLENTDGMDFKIVTGKGALVVPGLQTVRTLALTLNETELKVSCVTSQGIQVIVDGVVIYKIGDAPPFIANAARRFLGQQPKMESQVYNVFEGHLRSIIGSMTVEEIIRERDKLASLVRSASGVEMEKLGLVVDSLQIKDLQDPTGYIQNLAKPHIAQVKMEARIAEATRNREAAEKEAEAAALIADAQSLSAIKQSAAQANAEQARANAAQAGPLADATARQQVVVQETEVAKLEADREEQKLQTTIRKPADAKAYAQRTEAEAKKAADISAAEALAKRIELDAQANARRVELEAQANAGAAAAMAGATRVTGEAEAAATTARGNAAASAVKAKALAEAEGIKARGEALETNQEAVINQQIAENMPAIVSAAAEPFSRIGQLTVLNGGDGLNSMVGGILSQVGSFLPSLASALKGNGANRPTAAPTRPTAVKSPPAKASDAASDA; encoded by the coding sequence ATGAACGACCTCTCGGCATTTTTCCCCTTGATCGCCGGCATTCTTGGCGTGGTTGTTGTCATCGGCTTTGTGTGGCTGGCAACCAAGGCGATGTGGAAGGTGGCGGAACCGAACGAGGCCCTGATCATCTCCGGGTTGACCCGTGGCACGCTCGAAAATACGGACGGCATGGATTTCAAGATCGTCACGGGCAAGGGCGCTTTGGTGGTTCCGGGGCTGCAAACGGTCCGCACCCTCGCGCTGACGCTGAATGAGACGGAACTCAAGGTTTCCTGTGTCACGTCCCAGGGCATCCAGGTGATTGTGGACGGCGTGGTGATCTACAAGATTGGCGACGCTCCCCCGTTCATCGCGAACGCTGCGCGAAGATTCCTGGGGCAGCAGCCGAAGATGGAGAGCCAGGTCTACAACGTGTTTGAAGGGCATCTCCGCTCGATCATCGGCAGCATGACCGTTGAGGAAATCATCCGCGAGCGCGACAAGCTCGCCTCACTCGTCCGCAGTGCCAGTGGCGTGGAGATGGAGAAGCTGGGCCTCGTGGTCGATTCGCTGCAGATCAAGGACCTGCAGGACCCCACGGGATACATCCAGAACCTGGCCAAGCCGCACATTGCCCAGGTCAAGATGGAGGCCCGGATCGCTGAGGCCACACGCAACCGTGAGGCGGCTGAGAAGGAAGCGGAAGCTGCTGCACTGATTGCTGATGCCCAAAGCCTGTCGGCCATCAAGCAATCCGCTGCGCAGGCGAATGCTGAACAGGCCCGGGCCAACGCTGCCCAGGCCGGACCGTTGGCCGATGCTACTGCCCGGCAGCAGGTGGTAGTCCAGGAGACCGAGGTCGCAAAGCTCGAGGCCGACCGCGAAGAGCAGAAGTTGCAGACAACGATCCGCAAGCCTGCCGATGCCAAGGCCTACGCCCAGAGGACCGAGGCTGAAGCGAAGAAGGCCGCTGATATCAGTGCCGCCGAGGCCCTCGCGAAGCGCATCGAACTGGACGCGCAAGCGAACGCCCGGCGCGTTGAACTCGAGGCCCAAGCCAATGCTGGAGCTGCGGCGGCAATGGCAGGTGCAACCCGCGTGACAGGTGAAGCCGAGGCCGCTGCGACGACGGCCCGAGGAAATGCGGCAGCATCCGCAGTCAAGGCCAAGGCGTTGGCTGAGGCAGAAGGCATCAAGGCCCGTGGTGAAGCGTTGGAGACAAACCAGGAAGCTGTCATCAACCAGCAAATCGCCGAGAACATGCCCGCCATCGTTTCCGCCGCGGCAGAGCCTTTCTCGCGCATCGGTCAGCTGACGGTGCTCAACGGCGGCGACGGGCTGAACAGCATGGTGGGTGGAATCCTGTCCCAGGTTGGGAGCTTCCTGCCGTCCCTGGCTTCGGCCTTGAAGGGGAACGGAGCCAACCGACCGACTGCGGCGCCCACCCGGCCCACGGCCGTGAAGTCCCCGCCGGCGAAGGCGTCAGATGCGGCGTCAGATGCATAG
- a CDS encoding DUF4383 domain-containing protein: MSTSASHARGVHFGRQDIQVVGLGVGVIVGLVGILGFIPGITMQYPELQFFGPDSHAMLFGVFQVSVLLNLVQLAIGATGWAMSRTAHGARNFLMGFGALYIVLSIYGLSVGVDSAANFLSLNSVDNWSHMVLGILMIAAGWMFAQYFTDDKKARK; the protein is encoded by the coding sequence ATGAGTACGTCTGCTTCACATGCACGCGGTGTCCATTTCGGACGGCAAGACATCCAGGTGGTAGGTCTGGGTGTGGGTGTCATCGTTGGGCTGGTGGGCATCCTGGGCTTCATTCCAGGCATCACCATGCAGTACCCGGAGCTGCAATTCTTCGGCCCGGACTCGCATGCGATGCTCTTTGGCGTGTTCCAGGTATCCGTGCTGCTCAACCTCGTACAGCTGGCCATCGGCGCGACGGGTTGGGCCATGTCCCGCACAGCACACGGCGCGCGGAACTTCCTGATGGGCTTTGGCGCCCTGTACATCGTGCTGAGCATCTATGGGCTGAGCGTCGGAGTCGATTCCGCAGCCAACTTCCTGTCGCTGAATTCTGTGGACAACTGGTCTCATATGGTGCTGGGCATCCTGATGATCGCCGCTGGTTGGATGTTCGCCCAGTACTTCACAGACGATAAAAAGGCCCGGAAATAA